CTTAGAAGAAGGCAGAACAATAAAGAGTTTAACAGAAGAATATAAACTGGGAAAAGGTACCATAAGGTACTGGCTACATCATAGAAGCAAAGAATGCCAAACAAATACAGAAATAAAAAATGAAAATGATTCATATAG
Above is a genomic segment from Sebaldella sp. S0638 containing:
- a CDS encoding transposase, which gives rise to MSKKIKYDQELKIHIIRLHLEEGRTIKSLTEEYKLGKGTIRYWLHHRSKECQTNTEIKNENDSY